One window of Thermodesulfovibrio aggregans genomic DNA carries:
- the rd gene encoding rubredoxin produces MKKYKCSVCGYVYDPAQGDPDNGVAAGTAFEDLPDSWVCPICGATKDMFEPEE; encoded by the coding sequence ATGAAAAAGTACAAATGCAGTGTATGTGGCTATGTTTATGATCCTGCTCAGGGTGATCCTGACAATGGAGTTGCTGCAGGAACAGCTTTTGAAGATTTGCCAGATAGCTGGGTATGTCCAATTTGCGGTGCCACAAAAGATATGTTTGAACCAGAGGAATAG
- a CDS encoding ferritin family protein, with the protein MKSVEIALKMETDAVKFYTEAAEKVSHPVGKKMFLTVAEDEKNHIKMLEEVLKGLELTIREAHPIKTVKTIFEEMKDKMMDRVKALSDELEAFRIAMDMEKEGIEFYKKVINEVTTEKEKKLFERLIYEEEQHHKIFAETYNFLNDTGNWFMWKEFSIVEG; encoded by the coding sequence ATGAAATCCGTTGAAATTGCCTTAAAGATGGAAACTGATGCGGTAAAGTTTTATACTGAAGCTGCAGAAAAAGTTTCACATCCTGTAGGCAAAAAAATGTTTCTTACTGTAGCAGAAGATGAAAAAAATCACATCAAAATGTTAGAAGAGGTTCTTAAGGGTCTTGAACTTACGATAAGAGAGGCTCATCCTATCAAAACAGTGAAAACAATCTTTGAAGAAATGAAAGACAAAATGATGGATAGGGTAAAAGCACTGTCCGATGAGCTTGAGGCTTTCAGAATTGCTATGGATATGGAAAAGGAAGGGATTGAATTTTACAAGAAAGTTATAAACGAAGTTACAACAGAAAAGGAAAAAAAGCTTTTTGAAAGACTAATATATGAAGAGGAACAGCATCATAAAATATTTGCAGAAACTTACAACTTCTTGAATGACACAGGAAATTGGTTTATGTGGAAAGAGTTTTCCATTGTGGAGGGATAA
- the dapB gene encoding 4-hydroxy-tetrahydrodipicolinate reductase has product MIKIAVCGAAGRMGSRIIALSKDYSEIKLVGAVESKNNPKLGSDAGVVAGIGELGVKIVDDIEKVIDNTDVVIHFTNPEATLEHLEVVKKYKKSIVIGTTGFSNEQIAVIQEAAKEIPIVFSPNMSIGVNLLFKILKDVAKVLGDEYDVEIVEAHHRMKKDAPSGTAIKMAKVIAEALGRNFDEVAVYARKGIIGERTKKEIGIQTVRAGDIVGEHTVIFGGLGERVEITHKASSRDTFARGALRAVLWLYGKTAGLYDMGDVLGIK; this is encoded by the coding sequence ATGATAAAAATAGCAGTATGTGGCGCAGCAGGAAGAATGGGCAGTAGGATTATTGCCCTCAGTAAGGATTATTCAGAGATAAAGCTTGTTGGAGCAGTGGAATCAAAAAATAATCCAAAATTAGGCTCAGACGCTGGAGTAGTGGCAGGAATCGGTGAATTGGGAGTAAAAATAGTTGATGATATTGAAAAAGTCATTGATAATACTGATGTTGTCATTCATTTTACGAATCCAGAAGCAACCCTAGAGCATCTTGAAGTAGTAAAAAAATATAAAAAATCAATAGTTATTGGAACAACAGGATTTAGCAATGAACAAATTGCTGTTATTCAAGAGGCAGCAAAAGAAATCCCTATAGTTTTTTCGCCAAATATGAGCATTGGCGTAAACCTTTTATTCAAAATTCTTAAAGATGTAGCAAAAGTTCTTGGAGATGAATACGATGTTGAAATTGTTGAGGCTCATCATAGAATGAAAAAGGATGCACCAAGTGGAACAGCAATAAAAATGGCTAAAGTAATTGCCGAGGCATTGGGAAGAAATTTTGATGAGGTTGCTGTATATGCAAGAAAGGGAATAATTGGTGAGAGAACAAAAAAGGAAATAGGAATTCAGACAGTAAGAGCAGGAGATATTGTTGGAGAGCATACAGTGATTTTTGGTGGATTGGGAGAACGAGTTGAAATAACTCATAAAGCATCAAGTAGAGATACTTTTGCGAGGGGTGCCTTGAGAGCTGTGCTTTGGCTTTATGGAAAAACGGCAGGTCTTTATGATATGGGAGATGTTCTTGGAATTAAATAA
- a CDS encoding DNA gyrase inhibitor YacG gives MKIKCPVCGKETTLENNPWRPFCSKSCKIIDLWNWFHEQYSIKVEEVDEKINIEEEEDDKNSSMWRSRKNGQ, from the coding sequence ATGAAAATTAAATGCCCAGTATGTGGTAAAGAAACAACTCTTGAAAATAATCCATGGAGACCATTTTGTTCAAAAAGTTGTAAGATTATTGACCTTTGGAATTGGTTTCATGAACAGTATTCCATAAAAGTTGAAGAAGTTGATGAAAAAATAAACATAGAGGAGGAAGAAGATGATAAAAATAGCAGTATGTGGCGCAGCAGGAAGAATGGGCAGTAG
- a CDS encoding adenosylcobalamin-dependent ribonucleoside-diphosphate reductase: MTFTDRAKTVLEIRYLLKNEKGEVVETPDEMFQRVANYVASAEELYGENPSEWSEKFYELTSSLRFLPNSPALMNAGKPKAQLAACFVLPIDDSIESIFKTLMNAALILQSGGGTGFNFSRLRPKGDVVRSTGGIASGPVSFMKIFDKASDIIKQGGARRGANMGILRVDHPDIFEFIRIKRIETLSNFNISVAVTDSFMEALFRDDYFPLVNPRNGEVVRKVKAKDIFNEIVEAAWETGDPGIIFIDTINKHNPTPHIGQIESTNPCGEQPLLPYEACILGSLNLSKYVKDGSIDFELLGNDIKVATRFLDDAIDVTHYPVPEVEKMHKGNRKIGLGIMGWADCLVELGIPYNHKKAFVLAEKLMHFISEKSHEASHELAQKRGVFPNFKGSVWDKKGIPMRNATTTTIAPTGTISIIADCSSGIEPYFLLAYKQRILDTEFEIVNRYLIEIAKKEGFYSEEFIDKLRQKGTLRGINGIPSRIKRLFKTALEITPEQHIEMQAVFQKYTDNAVSKTINLPQRTKKEDVEKIFILAYKKGLKGITIFRYGSKRGTLLKVSDAHLAECCEIKGRVPRVTKLHDAV; the protein is encoded by the coding sequence ATGACTTTTACAGATAGAGCAAAAACAGTTCTTGAAATAAGATATCTTTTAAAAAATGAAAAAGGTGAAGTTGTTGAAACGCCTGATGAGATGTTTCAAAGGGTTGCTAATTATGTTGCCTCTGCTGAAGAACTCTATGGAGAAAATCCCTCTGAGTGGTCAGAAAAGTTTTATGAACTCACAAGTTCTTTAAGATTTCTTCCCAACTCCCCTGCTTTAATGAATGCAGGAAAGCCAAAGGCTCAGCTTGCAGCATGCTTTGTCCTTCCTATAGATGACTCTATTGAATCAATATTTAAAACATTAATGAATGCAGCTTTAATTCTTCAAAGTGGTGGTGGTACAGGATTTAATTTTTCCCGATTAAGACCAAAGGGAGATGTTGTTCGTTCAACAGGCGGGATTGCAAGCGGTCCTGTTTCATTTATGAAGATATTTGATAAGGCTTCAGACATAATCAAGCAGGGTGGTGCAAGAAGAGGTGCAAATATGGGTATTCTCAGAGTTGACCACCCTGATATTTTTGAGTTTATAAGAATTAAAAGAATAGAAACTCTCAGCAATTTCAATATATCTGTAGCTGTTACAGACTCTTTTATGGAAGCTCTATTCAGAGATGACTATTTTCCACTTGTAAATCCACGAAATGGTGAAGTAGTGAGAAAAGTAAAGGCAAAAGACATATTCAATGAAATTGTTGAGGCAGCATGGGAAACTGGAGACCCAGGAATAATTTTCATAGACACAATAAATAAACACAATCCAACTCCTCATATTGGTCAGATTGAAAGCACAAATCCCTGTGGAGAGCAGCCTCTTTTACCTTATGAAGCCTGTATTCTTGGCTCACTTAATCTATCAAAGTATGTAAAGGATGGTAGCATTGATTTTGAACTTTTAGGCAATGATATTAAGGTTGCGACAAGATTTCTTGATGATGCAATTGATGTTACCCATTATCCTGTGCCTGAGGTTGAAAAAATGCATAAGGGAAACAGAAAAATAGGGCTTGGAATAATGGGCTGGGCAGACTGTCTTGTAGAACTGGGGATTCCCTATAATCATAAAAAAGCCTTTGTCCTTGCTGAAAAACTCATGCATTTCATAAGTGAAAAATCCCATGAAGCATCGCATGAGCTTGCTCAGAAAAGAGGTGTTTTTCCAAATTTCAAGGGTTCTGTATGGGATAAAAAAGGAATACCTATGAGAAATGCCACCACAACAACAATTGCTCCAACAGGAACAATATCAATAATTGCTGACTGTTCAAGTGGAATTGAGCCTTACTTTTTACTTGCTTACAAACAGAGGATTCTTGATACAGAGTTTGAGATAGTAAACAGGTATCTTATAGAGATTGCTAAGAAAGAAGGCTTTTACAGTGAAGAGTTTATAGATAAACTAAGACAGAAGGGAACCCTGAGAGGAATAAATGGAATACCTTCAAGGATTAAAAGACTTTTTAAAACAGCCCTTGAAATCACTCCTGAGCAACATATTGAGATGCAGGCAGTATTTCAGAAATACACAGACAATGCTGTATCAAAAACCATAAATCTTCCTCAAAGGACAAAAAAAGAGGATGTTGAAAAAATATTTATTCTTGCCTATAAAAAAGGACTCAAGGGAATAACAATTTTCAGGTATGGCTCAAAAAGAGGAACACTTCTTAAGGTAAGCGATGCCCATCTTGCTGAGTGCTGTGAAATTAAAGGAAGAGTTCCAAGAGTAACAAAGCTTCACGATGCTGTATGA
- a CDS encoding ABC transporter ATP-binding protein, giving the protein MIKLENISKSYGSVKALESLSFEIRRGEIFGLLGPNGAGKTTTVKILTTLTKPDKGECFIDGIDVVNNSFEIKKIIGVVPQENNLERELTVYENLLIYGMLHRVKEIQKKIDNILEVMELKEKKHSIVSTLSGGLQRRTLLARALLPEPKVLFLDEPSIGLDPHIRRELWQIIRRIKSEGRTVLLTTHYIEEAEALCDRVGILSHGKLIALGTPSELKKDVGEYVVEFTDKDGRLLSEICHSREEAYEIARKRADGVMIRKSNLEDVFVKLTGERIKEIKE; this is encoded by the coding sequence ATGATAAAGCTTGAGAATATCTCAAAGAGTTATGGAAGTGTAAAAGCATTAGAGTCTCTGAGCTTTGAAATAAGGAGAGGTGAGATCTTTGGGCTTCTTGGCCCAAACGGAGCAGGAAAAACAACAACTGTTAAAATTCTTACAACACTCACAAAACCTGATAAAGGAGAATGTTTTATTGATGGAATTGATGTAGTAAACAACTCTTTTGAAATTAAAAAAATCATAGGAGTTGTTCCTCAGGAAAATAATCTTGAAAGAGAACTTACTGTTTATGAAAATCTTCTGATTTATGGAATGCTTCACAGAGTAAAAGAGATTCAGAAAAAAATTGATAATATACTTGAAGTAATGGAACTTAAAGAAAAAAAACACTCTATTGTATCCACTCTTTCCGGAGGGCTTCAGCGCAGAACTTTGCTTGCAAGGGCATTACTGCCTGAGCCAAAAGTCCTGTTTCTTGATGAGCCATCAATAGGGCTTGACCCCCATATAAGAAGAGAACTCTGGCAAATTATAAGAAGGATAAAGTCTGAAGGTAGAACAGTACTTCTTACAACCCACTATATTGAAGAAGCAGAGGCACTTTGTGACAGAGTGGGTATTCTGTCTCACGGAAAGTTAATTGCACTTGGAACACCTTCAGAGCTTAAAAAAGATGTTGGTGAGTATGTGGTTGAGTTCACAGATAAAGATGGAAGGCTACTTAGTGAGATATGCCATAGCAGGGAAGAGGCTTACGAGATTGCCAGAAAAAGAGCAGATGGAGTAATGATAAGAAAATCCAATCTTGAAGATGTCTTTGTAAAGCTAACCGGTGAAAGAATTAAGGAGATTAAGGAATAA
- a CDS encoding ABC transporter permease, protein MTGWYPIFLKEMLQFKRKLLRLGYIFSAMMAPIIYLVTFGLGLGRTVRLSEGTDYLTFLLPGLVAMSSMNNSYSWVASSLNLSRLYFKTFQVYIQSPIKPFSIMIGEVLAGMVKGLFASLLILIVGFVVPSKFSINLIFVITLLLNCFMFASLGVITGMITKSHEDTATYSNFFIMPMAFFSGTFFSVDRIPMIFKPIIYVMPLTHTNIVIRKNCLDTEGIVSLLVIIFYCLFFFLVGSNLMKKYSE, encoded by the coding sequence ATGACAGGATGGTATCCAATTTTTCTTAAAGAGATGCTTCAGTTTAAGCGAAAGCTTCTTAGACTGGGATACATATTCTCAGCCATGATGGCTCCAATTATTTATCTTGTTACATTCGGGCTCGGACTGGGAAGAACTGTAAGGCTGAGCGAAGGCACTGATTATTTAACATTTTTACTTCCAGGTCTTGTTGCAATGAGTTCAATGAATAACTCATACTCATGGGTCGCAAGCTCACTTAATCTGAGCAGGCTTTATTTTAAGACATTTCAGGTTTATATTCAGTCACCAATAAAGCCTTTTTCTATAATGATTGGAGAAGTTCTGGCTGGTATGGTAAAAGGGCTTTTTGCATCTCTGCTCATACTTATAGTTGGTTTTGTGGTGCCTTCAAAATTTTCCATAAATCTTATTTTTGTTATAACCCTCCTACTTAATTGTTTTATGTTTGCCAGTCTTGGGGTAATAACAGGAATGATAACAAAATCTCATGAAGACACTGCTACTTATTCCAACTTTTTTATAATGCCTATGGCTTTTTTCAGCGGAACATTTTTCTCAGTTGACCGAATACCAATGATTTTTAAACCGATAATTTATGTAATGCCACTTACACATACAAATATAGTTATAAGAAAAAATTGTCTTGATACTGAAGGAATTGTCTCTTTACTTGTAATCATATTTTACTGCCTTTTCTTTTTTCTTGTTGGTTCAAATTTAATGAAAAAATACAGTGAGTAA